From Apium graveolens cultivar Ventura chromosome 9, ASM990537v1, whole genome shotgun sequence, the proteins below share one genomic window:
- the LOC141683368 gene encoding protein NRT1/ PTR FAMILY 5.2-like: MAKIAEEKGINEREDYTQDGTVDLKGRPVLRSKTGRWTATSFIVGYEVTERMAYYGIATNLVLYLTRKLHEGTVSSSNNVTNWVGTVWMTPLLGAYIADAHLGRYWTFVISSAIYFVGMCLLTLVVSLQALRPPSCSGGVKEVDCEKRASTFQVGIFYCALYIIAIGTGGTKPNISTMGADQFDQFEPKEGAQKLSFFNWWMFSVFFGTLFSNTFLVYLQDEVGWTIGYGIPTLALLLSIVLFLVGTPYYRHKPPAGSPLTKMAQVLVASVRKWKVVVPSDPQDLHELNLAEYKKPGNYIIGHTSSLRVLDKAAVVVPSRETTSWMLCPVTQVEQTKKMIKMIPILLASCIPSTMVAQTHTIFIKQGTTLVRSMGPHFSIPPACLTAFTTIFMLLSIVLYDRLFVPIVRRYTKNPRGITMFQRMGIGLVIHVVMMIIACFVERKRLSVAKDHGILGKNETVPLSIFILLPQFALVGIADNFLEVAKLEYFYDQAPEGMKSLGTAYFTTTLGVGYFLSSLILSTVAKFTKRNGNKGWILDNLNLSHLDYFYAMYAVLNFLNLLFFLFVTSYVIDSTDTETSYQAELQTLTDISENLDSSDQQKIDNGNVLKK; this comes from the exons ATGGCTAAGATTGCAGAAGAGAAAGGGATTAACGAAAGAGAGGATTACACACAAGATGGGACTGTAGATCTTAAGGGCAGACCCGTCCTTAGATCGAAAACTGGAAGATGGACTGCTACATCCTTCATTGTAG GGTATGAGGTGACAGAGAGAATGGCATATTATGGAATAGCAACAAACCTAGTATTGTATCTAACTAGAAAGCTGCATGAAGGAACTGTGTCTTCTTCAAACAATGTTACTAATTGGGTTGGTACTGTTTGGATGACACCTCTTCTTGGTGCCTATATAGCTGATGCTCATCTCGGTCGATATTGGACCTTTGTCATTTCCTCTGCAATCTATTTTGTG GGAATGTGCTTGTTGACACTAGTAGTGTCACTGCAGGCACTCAGGCCACCATCTTGCAGTGGAGGTGTGAAAGAAGTGGACTGTGAGAAGAGAGCATCCACATTTCAAGTTGGCATTTTCTACTGTGCATTGTACATAATTGCAATTGGAACAGGTGGAACCAAGCCCAACATCTCAACCATGGGTGCAGACCAATTCGACCAGTTTGAACCGAAAGAAGGAGCTCAAAAGCTTTCATTCTTTAACTGGTGGATGTTCAGTGTTTTCTTTGGGACTCTTTTCTCCAACACTTTCTTAGTCTACTTGCAAGATGAAGTAGGTTGGACTATTGGCTATGGGATTCCGACTTTAGCACTATTGCTGTCCATAGTGTTGTTTCTGGTTGGCACGCCTTATTATCGACACAAACCACCTGCAGGAAGCCCACTGACTAAAATGGCTCAAGTTCTTGTAGCCAGTGTAAGGAAATGGAAAGTAGTTGTGCCAAGTGACCCTCAAGATCTTCATGAGTTAAACTTGGCTGAGTACAAAAAACCTGGAAATTATATTATTGGGCACACTTCATCACTAAG GGTCCTAGACAAAGCTGCTGTGGTGGTGCCAAGCAGGGAGACTACCTCTTGGATGTTGTGTCCAGTGACTCAAGTTGAGCAAACAAAGAAAATGATAAAAATGATTCCAATTTTACTGGCATCATGCATACCTAGCACAATGGTAGCTCAAACTCATACTATTTTCATCAAACAAGGGACCACTCTGGTGAGGAGCATGGGTCCTCATTTTAGTATTCCTCCAGCATGTCTAACAGCATTTACCACAATTTTTATGTTACTCAGCATTGTACTCTATGATCGTTTGTTTGTACCAATTGTCCGACGTTACACCAAAAATCCAAGGGGAATAACAATGTTTCAAAGAATGGGGATAGGCCTTGTGATACACGTGGTTATGATGATAATTGCTTGCTTTGTTGAACGAAAGAGGCTAAGCGTCGCAAAAGACCATGGGATTTTGGGCAAAAATGAAACTGTTCCGCTTAGTATTTTCATTCTCTTACCTCAGTTTGCTTTAGTTGGGATTGCAGATAACTTCTTGGAGGTGGCAAAACTCGAGTATTTCTATGATCAAGCACCAGAGGGTATGAAAAGCCTTGGAACTGCATATTTTACGACTACTTTGGGAGTTGGGTATTTTCTTAGCAGTCTGATTCTTTCAACTGTTGCTAAATTCACCAAGAGGAATGGCAATAAGGGCTGGATATTGGACAATCTGAATCTTTCTCACCTGGACTATTTCTATGCAATGTATGCAGTTCTAAATTTCCTCAACCTGTTGTTCTTTCTGTTTGTCACAAGTTATGTTATCGATAGCACAGACACAGAAACTTCCTACCAGGCAGAGCTGCAGACTCTCACAGACATTTCTGAAAACTTAGATTCCTCAGATCAACAAAAGATTGACAATGGCAATGTCTTGAAAAAATGA
- the LOC141683369 gene encoding tyrosine aminotransferase-like, whose product MANESKSIKKWNFKKANEELAQASATTIRGYVTMLLENLDKDDVRAAIPLSHGDPSAFPCFRTTSVAEDAVAKAVRSAKFNGYSPSDGIPPARIAVAEYLSKDLPEKLSPDDIYLTVGCNQAIEIILTVLARPNANILLPRPGFPYYEARAAFSNLEVRHFNLCPETGWEVDLDEVEALADENTVAIVVINPGNPCGNVYTYDHLKKVAETARKLGILLIADEVYDHLVFGSNPFVPMGVFGSITPIITLGSISKRWLVPGWRLGWFVTNDPNGILREQGIVDCIKGFLNISSDPATFIQVAQILGDTKEDFFLEKLKTLKLTADICYSKIKEIPCIICPSKPEGSMFVMVKLNLSLLDDIKDDVDFCVKLAKEESVMILPGIGVGLKNWLRVTFAIEPSSLEEGLERVKAFCGRHAKK is encoded by the exons ATGGCCAACGAATCAAAAAGCATCAAGAAATGGAATTTCAAGAAAGCCAACGAAGAGCTAGCACAAGCTTCAGCGACTACAATAAGAGGTTATGTTACCATGCTACTAGAAAATCTTGATAAAGATGATGTTAGAGCTGCTATTCCTCTGTCACATGGTGATCCCTCTGCATTTCCTTGCTTTCGAACCACTTCTGTTGCTGAGGATGCTGTTGCGAAAGCGGTCCGGTCTGCCAAGTTTAATGGCTACTCTCCCTCTGATGGCATTCCTCCTGCAAGAAT TGCTGTCGCGGAGTATCTCTCAAAAGATCTTCCAGAAAAGTTATCGCCAGATGATATTTACTTAACAGTTGGTTGCAACCAAGCTATTGAAATCATACTGACGGTGCTTGCGCGACCTAATGCAAACATTTTACTTCCAAGGCCGGGTTTCCCATATTATGAAGCTCGTGCTGCATTTAGCAATCTTGAGGTACGGCACTTTAATCTTTGTCCAGAAACAGGCTGGGAGGTTGATCTCGATGAAGTTGAAGCTCTAGCAGATGAAAATACTGTTGCAATAGTTGTTATTAACCCAGGAAATCCATGCGGAAATGTCTATACATATGATCATTTAAAAAAG GTCGCGGAGACTGCAAGGAAACTTGGGATATTACTGATTGCTGATGAGGTTTATGATCATCTTGTATTTGGAAGTAATCCTTTTGTGCCTATGGGAGTTTTTGGATCAATTACACCCATCATTACACTTGGGTCTATTTCAAAGAGGTGGCTTGTACCTGGATGGAGACTTGGGTGGTTTGTTACAAACGATCCCAATGGCATCCTCAGAGAACAAGGG ATTGTTGACTGCATCAAAGGTTTTCTTAACATCTCCTCAGATCCTGCAACCTTCATTCAG GTGGCTCAGATCCTTGGAGACACAAAAGAAGATTTCTTTCTAGAAAAACTCAAGACGCTGAAATTAACTGCTGACATTTGTTATTCTAAAATTAAAGAAATTCCCTGCATTATATGCCCGAGCAAACCTGAAGGATCTATGTTTGTGATG GTGAAATTGAATCTTTCACTACTTGACGACATCAAAGATGATGTGGACTTCTGTGTTAAGCTGGCTAAAGAGGAATCTGTCATGATTTTACCAG GCATTGGTGTAGGGCTTAAGAATTGGCTCCGCGTCACTTTTGCCATTGAACCTTCATCTCTTGAAGAAGGCCTCGAGAGAGTAAAAGCTTTCTGTGGTAGGCATGCAAAGAAGTAG
- the LOC141682609 gene encoding uncharacterized protein LOC141682609 yields the protein MGGCFLGCFLSSKRRKKHNSGSPRRKIDGGNISSVDQVGCAAEKGSNLVSESSEKCVEKKLSLNKQKRVKFDSNVETFDISCYGSTDSLVDSNNVVDDDDDDDDERKNEDGIGDSSESVTFCVGDLSSSDVGSYPQTQNNRYQNLRDSDDEAIDCDDEDGAVGDVEDDFDDKTGDEGMLCGEVWSEAIPTASLESRKDLSLTGVDLQEVSSPAVCSELSENVPSPVGNLNQWKAVNGKGLQPSKPREKENLAADGEAPRISCSSGPKIKESSFTCKPLSHHQAEDQNNETSVDSSLSNWLVSSGTKTRPVGETEYNMSQGSPPVRNIEDRPILGAWTHEEVKLFSASPSPRKSPRRNPDDMPIIGTVGTYWKHGNEVEDCGSATSCKKKSSCSPTSYKGIPNTTSKYREDKKVHWHATPFEKRLERALEGGSAEA from the exons ATGGGTGGCTGTTTTCTTGGGTGTTTCTTGAGTTCTAAGCGCCGGAAAAAGCACAATTCCGGCAGCCCTCGTCGGAAA ATAGATGGAGGTAATATTAGTAGTGTTGATCAAGTAGGATGTGCTGCAGAAAAGGGCAGTAATTTAGTTTCGGAATCGAG TGAGAAGTGTGTGGAGAAGAAATTGAGCTTGAATAAGCAGAAGAGGGTTAAGTTTGACTCGAATGTTGAGACGTTTGATATTTCTTGTTATGGAAGTACTGATTCACTGGTGGATAGCAACAATGTggttgatgatgatgatgatgatgatgatgagagGAAGAATGAAGATGGAATTGGTGATTCAAGTGAATCTGTAACTTTTTGTGTGGGTGATTTAAGTAGTTCGGATGTTGGTTCTTACCCTCAGACTCAGAACAATCGGTATCAGAATTTGCGAGATAGTGATGATGAGGCTATAGATTGTGATGATGAGGATGGTGCTGTAGGTGACGTAGAAGATGATTTTGATGACAAGACTGGTGATGAGGGTATGCTATGTGGAGAAGTTTGGTCAGAGGCTATTCCAACTGCATCACTGGAGTCGAGAAAAGACTTGTCATTGACGGGAGTGGATTTGCAAGAGGTGAGCAGTCCTGCCGTTTGTTCTGAACTTTCTGAGAATGTGCCGAGTCCAGTTGGGAATCTTAACCAATGGAAAGCTGTAAATGGGAAGGGGTTGCAGCCATCGAAGCCACGAGAAAAGGAGAATTTGGCTGCAGATGGGGAAGCACCTCGTATATCATGTAGTTCAGGACCAAAAATTAAAGAGTCGTCATTTACTTGCAAGCCTTTGTCCCATCATCAAGCTGAGGATCAGAACAATGAGACAAGTGTCGATTCCAGTCTCTCAAATTGGCTGGTTTCATCTGGAACAAAGACAAGACCAGTTGGGGAAACTGAGTACAATATGTCCCAGGGGTCGCCTCCAGTTAGGAACATAGAAGACAGGCCAATACTAGGTGCATGGACGCATGAGGAGGTCAAACTTTTTTCAGCATCGCCCTCGCCTAGAAAGTCACCAAGACGAAACCCTGATGATATGCCTATTATAGGCACTGTTGGAACCTATTGGAAACATGGGAATGAAGTCGAGGATTGCGGCTCCGCTACTTCTTGTAAAAAGAAGAGTTCATGTTCTCCTACTTCCTATAAAGGCATACCAAACACAACCAGCAAATACAGAGAG GATAAGAAGGTACATTGGCATGCCACCCCTTTTGAGAAAAGATTGGAGAGAGCTCTAGAAGGCGGCAGTGCTGAAGCTTGA